One region of Alcanivorax sediminis genomic DNA includes:
- a CDS encoding PelD GGDEF domain-containing protein — translation MLEQVANGKLTKWLAPSMRVGWSMVETVLLTAAAVGIGLWLRPEDPMTLDADFRWILLVPLVIAMRYGGLVGVWAMLCLIGCWYVLKTSGLYAQQSFPEGAMLGGLVFTLVAGEFSDLWRVRLMRADSAASYSLERLKNLTQRFVLLRLSHDRLEENLLTKPYTVRDALFRLRSLALEESSDTALPAGDDLLGILAEYCQLQRAALYPCRDGVIDDRPVAVLGENRPLEKDNSLLAYAMENQLLAHVQQEKEESYHGAYLVAAPISNSAGKIIGVLVVERMPFLSVNFENLQLLSVLLNFYADVVYAGKDTHLLLERWSALPFQMARELVALGRLREEGKVETSLTLFVADDSEQAGLILDALARGLRSLDLAWWVSDRTLLIMMPMTGVSGLEGYVLRTEQWLQDEFAFMSLRQAGVRFFYRHMDTRSTEVQLAELLEAGGV, via the coding sequence ATGCTGGAACAGGTCGCCAACGGCAAACTGACAAAGTGGCTTGCCCCCTCCATGCGGGTGGGCTGGTCCATGGTGGAAACCGTGCTGCTGACGGCTGCGGCGGTGGGAATCGGTCTGTGGCTGCGCCCGGAAGATCCCATGACGCTGGATGCCGACTTTCGCTGGATTCTGCTGGTGCCGCTGGTGATCGCCATGCGTTACGGTGGCCTGGTGGGCGTATGGGCGATGTTGTGTCTGATTGGCTGCTGGTACGTACTCAAGACCTCTGGCCTCTACGCCCAGCAGTCCTTCCCGGAGGGCGCCATGCTCGGAGGGCTGGTATTCACTCTGGTGGCGGGGGAGTTCTCGGATCTCTGGCGTGTACGTCTGATGCGTGCGGACAGTGCGGCCAGTTACTCCCTTGAGCGCCTGAAAAACCTGACGCAACGCTTTGTACTGCTGCGCCTGTCCCACGATCGCCTTGAGGAGAACCTGCTTACCAAACCCTACACGGTGCGAGACGCCCTGTTCCGGCTTCGCTCATTGGCGCTGGAAGAAAGCAGTGATACCGCGCTGCCTGCCGGAGACGACCTGCTGGGTATTCTGGCGGAGTATTGTCAGTTGCAGCGGGCGGCACTGTATCCCTGTCGCGATGGCGTGATTGATGACAGGCCTGTGGCTGTACTGGGCGAGAACCGCCCGCTGGAAAAGGACAACAGCCTCCTGGCTTACGCCATGGAGAACCAGCTGCTGGCCCATGTGCAGCAGGAGAAGGAAGAGAGCTACCACGGGGCATATCTGGTGGCGGCACCGATCAGCAATAGTGCCGGGAAAATCATTGGTGTGTTGGTGGTGGAGCGGATGCCATTCCTGTCCGTGAATTTTGAAAATCTGCAGCTGCTTTCCGTACTGCTGAATTTCTATGCGGATGTGGTTTACGCTGGCAAGGATACCCACCTGTTGCTGGAGCGCTGGTCTGCGTTGCCTTTCCAGATGGCCCGTGAACTGGTTGCGTTGGGTCGGCTTCGGGAAGAGGGCAAGGTAGAGACTTCCCTGACACTTTTTGTGGCGGATGACAGCGAGCAGGCCGGCCTGATTCTGGATGCTCTCGCGCGTGGCCTGCGCAGTCTGGACCTGGCCTGGTGGGTTTCTGATCGCACGCTGCTGATCATGATGCCGATGACGGGAGTGTCCGGTCTTGAGGGCTACGTGCTGCGAACCGAGCAGTGGCTGCAAGACGAATTTGCCTTTATGAGCCTGCGCCAGGCAGGGGTACGCTTCTTCTACCGCCACATGGATACCCGTTCCACCGAAGTGCAGCTGGCCGAGCTGCTGGAGGCTGGGGGTGTCTAA
- the pelF gene encoding GT4 family glycosyltransferase PelF translates to MGFPTADKADICLLLEGTFPFVSGGVSSWVNQMIRGFPEYTFACCFIGSRPEDYGSMKYELPPNVVHLETHYLHNFKRGAEKRPMKGDTSAYQQVGKFHELVKSGKNTEQKVAMFESMVGQLGDGKALSEDSFLRSRASWEYISRCYREQSRDPSFVDYFWTVRIMHSPIWALNEIADNLIPAKMYHTISTGYAGFLGALLKRRTGRPLLLSEHGIYTKERKIDLFQSEWISDNRGLVEKNNAEMAYFREKWVNFFSELGKQCYLAADEIVALYERNRERQVTDGAPAERTHNIPNGVDLPRFAAVREARGNDVPKVACLIGRVVPIKDVKTFLRSMRTVVNEIPDAQGWIAGPQDEDPEYVKECQGLVASLGLDKNVTFLGFQKIDELLPKVGVLVLSSISEALPLVILEGFAAGVPTVSTDVGSCRQLIEGLGAEDEALGKAGDVVGIADPEALGKAVTRLLTDRPAWDAAQQAGIRRVEALYTQELMFASYRNLYEGLMAKSAESVAEVGKLKGHS, encoded by the coding sequence ATGGGCTTTCCCACCGCTGACAAGGCCGATATCTGCCTGCTGCTTGAAGGCACCTTCCCTTTCGTCAGTGGCGGGGTGTCCAGCTGGGTTAACCAGATGATTCGGGGTTTCCCCGAATATACATTCGCCTGCTGCTTTATCGGTAGCCGCCCTGAAGACTATGGCTCAATGAAGTATGAGTTGCCGCCGAATGTGGTGCACCTGGAGACCCACTATCTGCACAATTTCAAGCGTGGCGCAGAGAAGCGCCCCATGAAAGGTGATACATCAGCCTATCAGCAGGTTGGCAAATTTCATGAGCTGGTAAAAAGTGGCAAGAACACGGAGCAGAAAGTGGCCATGTTTGAAAGCATGGTTGGTCAGCTGGGCGACGGTAAAGCGCTCTCTGAAGATTCTTTCCTGCGAAGTCGAGCCAGCTGGGAATACATTTCCCGCTGTTACCGGGAGCAGAGCCGCGATCCTTCCTTTGTGGATTACTTTTGGACGGTGAGGATCATGCACTCGCCGATCTGGGCACTGAATGAGATTGCCGATAACCTGATCCCGGCAAAGATGTACCACACCATCTCAACGGGATATGCAGGTTTCCTCGGTGCGCTGCTCAAGCGGCGCACCGGCAGGCCCCTGCTGCTTTCCGAGCATGGTATCTATACCAAGGAAAGAAAGATTGATCTATTCCAGAGTGAGTGGATCAGCGACAACCGTGGTCTGGTTGAAAAGAACAACGCGGAGATGGCCTATTTTCGTGAAAAGTGGGTGAACTTTTTTTCTGAACTTGGCAAGCAGTGTTATCTGGCTGCTGACGAAATTGTTGCCCTGTACGAACGTAACCGTGAGCGACAGGTGACTGATGGAGCGCCAGCGGAGCGCACGCATAATATTCCCAATGGGGTTGATTTACCGCGTTTCGCAGCCGTGCGCGAAGCCAGGGGAAATGATGTACCGAAAGTCGCCTGCCTGATCGGGCGGGTGGTGCCGATCAAGGATGTGAAGACCTTCTTGCGCTCCATGCGAACGGTGGTGAACGAGATCCCTGATGCCCAAGGCTGGATTGCAGGGCCGCAGGATGAAGACCCTGAATACGTGAAGGAATGTCAGGGCCTGGTCGCCAGTCTGGGACTGGACAAGAACGTCACGTTTCTCGGGTTTCAGAAAATTGATGAGCTATTGCCGAAAGTGGGCGTGTTGGTGTTGAGTTCGATCAGCGAGGCCCTGCCCCTGGTTATTCTTGAAGGTTTTGCGGCGGGCGTCCCGACTGTCTCCACGGATGTGGGTTCCTGTCGTCAGTTGATCGAGGGGCTCGGGGCCGAGGACGAAGCACTGGGTAAAGCGGGAGATGTGGTCGGCATTGCCGACCCTGAAGCGCTTGGCAAAGCCGTGACTCGTTTGCTGACGGACAGGCCTGCATGGGATGCTGCCCAGCAGGCTGGCATTCGACGTGTGGAAGCCCTTTACACTCAGGAGCTCATGTTTGCTTCCTACCGCAACCTTTACGAAGGTTTGATGGCGAAAAGTGCTGAGAGTGTTGCCGAGGTTGGCAAACTGAAGGGGCACAGCTGA
- the pelG gene encoding exopolysaccharide Pel transporter PelG gives MAGIGFELRKLLRKDTLLGLIRAYTYAGVISSGPWVLSIIGILIIGIFSLGTVIPDVAVAQFQVSVTYLIASSLVLTGGIQLAFTRFCADRAFERQEELILPNFGGVTLLVTAVAGLLGLGVALYMFHAESILFRALLVACFVVLCNIWIATVFLSGMKQYKAILWLYALGYSITVFAAYWLRFLNLEGLLLGFLLGQVTLLTGMLVMIVRGYPSVRIVSFELFSKKYLFPSLILVGLFYNAGVWADKVMFWYFSGTGSEVIGPLRSSLIYDIPVFLSYLSLIPGMAVFLVRMETDFVEYYNNFYGAVREGGSLSYIEDMRNQMVFVIRQGVFQILKIQAIAALVIMATGAQIFAALGISELYLPLLKVQLVAAALQVVFLAIINVFCYLDQRRMLVMLTGLFLVLNIVFTAISLTLGPQFFGFGYMAALGVCVLVGLWLVNRRMNELEYVTFMLQ, from the coding sequence ATGGCGGGGATCGGGTTCGAGCTTCGTAAACTGCTTCGCAAAGACACCCTGCTGGGTCTGATCCGTGCCTATACCTATGCGGGAGTCATCAGTTCCGGGCCTTGGGTATTGTCGATCATTGGCATTCTGATTATCGGTATCTTCAGTCTGGGGACCGTGATTCCGGATGTGGCTGTTGCGCAATTCCAGGTATCGGTCACCTATTTGATTGCGTCCAGTCTGGTTTTGACCGGGGGCATTCAACTCGCCTTCACCCGTTTCTGTGCAGACCGCGCTTTCGAACGACAGGAAGAGCTGATCCTGCCCAATTTTGGTGGCGTCACGCTGCTGGTGACCGCCGTGGCTGGGCTGCTGGGGCTGGGTGTGGCGTTGTACATGTTTCACGCCGAAAGCATCCTGTTTCGCGCGCTGTTGGTGGCCTGCTTTGTCGTGCTGTGCAATATCTGGATTGCCACCGTTTTCCTGTCTGGTATGAAACAGTACAAGGCAATCCTTTGGCTCTACGCGCTCGGCTATTCCATTACCGTGTTTGCGGCTTACTGGCTGCGTTTTCTGAATCTGGAAGGGCTGCTGCTGGGGTTCCTGCTGGGACAGGTTACGCTGTTGACCGGCATGCTGGTCATGATTGTTCGGGGCTATCCCTCGGTCAGAATCGTTTCCTTTGAGCTCTTCAGCAAAAAATACCTTTTTCCATCACTGATTCTGGTTGGCCTGTTTTATAACGCCGGTGTCTGGGCCGACAAGGTTATGTTCTGGTATTTCTCCGGTACCGGCAGTGAGGTGATTGGGCCGTTACGCTCATCGCTGATTTACGATATTCCGGTATTTCTGTCCTACCTGTCGCTCATTCCCGGCATGGCGGTGTTCCTGGTGCGCATGGAAACGGACTTCGTGGAGTACTACAACAACTTCTATGGCGCGGTGCGTGAAGGGGGATCCCTGAGCTACATTGAGGATATGCGCAATCAGATGGTGTTTGTCATCCGCCAGGGGGTGTTCCAGATCCTCAAGATTCAGGCCATCGCCGCATTGGTTATCATGGCCACCGGCGCGCAGATTTTTGCGGCGCTGGGTATCTCCGAGCTATACCTGCCGTTGTTGAAAGTGCAGCTGGTGGCGGCCGCCCTGCAGGTTGTATTCCTCGCCATTATCAATGTGTTCTGTTATCTGGATCAGCGGCGCATGCTGGTGATGCTCACTGGCCTGTTCCTGGTACTCAATATTGTCTTTACCGCCATCAGCCTGACGCTTGGGCCTCAGTTCTTTGGCTTCGGTTACATGGCCGCGCTGGGGGTATGTGTGCTGGTGGGCTTATGGCTGGTCAACCGACGCATGAATGAACTGGAATACGTGACGTTTATGCTGCAGTGA